In the genome of Actinomycetes bacterium, the window TCCGCGTTACGCCGGGTGAGCAGCAGCGCCTGCCGGGCGCCGGACGTACGCCGTCGGGCCCTGGCCGCCGATCCGCCCTGCCGGCCGGCTGCTGCCGGCGAGGCTGCTGGCGGCGCGGCCGGCTCAGTCGGATCCGGGGCAGGGCGCTGCCCGGCCGGCTGGACGGGCGGGGCGCTGCCGGTGTCGCTCGCCAGGACGGCGAAGACCTCGGCGAGACCGGTCACGCCGAACCAGCCGGCGGCCGCGTCCGGTGGGCCGGTGAACGCGACACGACCTGCCCGGTCGAGCAGGACCACCGTGTCGCAGAGCTCCGCGTCCGCGGTCGAGTGCGTCGTGAGCACGACGGTCGTGCCGTCGTCGGCGAGCCGGCGGAGCAGCCGCAGGACGTCCGCGGAGGTCGCCGGGTCCAGCCCGGAGGTGGGCTCGTCGAGGAAGAGCGTCCCGGGACCCGCGAGGAGCTCGACGGCGATGCTCGCCCGCTTGCGCTGTCCGCCGGAGAGTCGCTTGACCGGCACGTCGCCGCGGTGCGCCAGCCCCAGGTCGTCCAGGACCGCGTCGACGAGCGGGTCCGGCGCGGGGGAGCCGGGCCCGCGTCGCAGCCGCGCGGCGTACCGCAGGGTCCGGCGGAGCGGGAGGTCGGCGTGGACGATGTCGTCCTGCGGGACGTAGCCGACCGCCCGGCCGGAGCCGTCGGCTCCGCCGACGGGGAGCCCGTCGTGGGTCACCCGGCCGCTCGAGGGCGTGCGCACACCGGCGAGCAGCTCGAGCAGCGTCGTCTTGCCGGCTCCGCTGGGCCCCATGAGGGCGAGCAGCTCGCCGGGGCGGACCGCGAGCGTCACGTCGCGCAGCACATCGCGTCGGCCGGCCGTCCGGCCGACGCCGATCGCGTCGACCTCGCTGCCGTGGATGCTGCCGTGGCTGCTGCGGGGCGCCGGCCGGGCTGGGACCTGCGTCGTGGTTGTCGTCGGAGGTGTCGTCATGGCGGCCAGCGTCGCCGCGTTGGGCCCGCCGGGCTTGGAGAGCGTCGGGAGCCCTGGTGGAGAGCAGGTGGATGCCGGGGACCCAGGGATCCGGCGGATCTGGACCTGGATCGACCGCGGGGAAGGCGGCCGGGCTCGCTCCGACAAGCGTTGCCTGACATAATGTCGGTTATCGGCGTAACACACTTGGACGACGGCCGTTGTGGACGCTGCCGCACCGGACACGCCGGCCGACCGGTGTGTCAGCGTCCACCAACCGTGGGTCAGCCGCCGACGTAGGCGGCCAGGTGCTCGC includes:
- a CDS encoding ATP-binding cassette domain-containing protein, coding for MTTPPTTTTTQVPARPAPRSSHGSIHGSEVDAIGVGRTAGRRDVLRDVTLAVRPGELLALMGPSGAGKTTLLELLAGVRTPSSGRVTHDGLPVGGADGSGRAVGYVPQDDIVHADLPLRRTLRYAARLRRGPGSPAPDPLVDAVLDDLGLAHRGDVPVKRLSGGQRKRASIAVELLAGPGTLFLDEPTSGLDPATSADVLRLLRRLADDGTTVVLTTHSTADAELCDTVVLLDRAGRVAFTGPPDAAAGWFGVTGLAEVFAVLASDTGSAPPVQPAGQRPAPDPTEPAAPPAASPAAAGRQGGSAARARRRTSGARQALLLTRRNAETLVRSPLTLAVLVGSPVLVTVMLAMLFRPAVGAGVRGEEGLAQVAFWTAFSGFFFGLTYGLLQIVPELAILRREHRAGVGAGPYVVAKMLVLLPVLALVTAVMLGVLRGLDRIPAAGAPGYASLFGVLLVEEAAALALGLLASASVSTASQAALALPMLCFPQVLFAGGVVPTDDMAVSGRMLSRLLANRYGFEAVGIDLRRAVHAEDAGAAGSVGGSWAALFALTVAASLATVAVVRRRATSPGRR